The following coding sequences are from one Sciurus carolinensis chromosome 11, mSciCar1.2, whole genome shotgun sequence window:
- the Eef1g gene encoding elongation factor 1-gamma isoform X1 — MEFEQTLYTYPENWRAFKALIAAQYSGAQVRVLSAPPHFHFGQTNRTPEFLRKFPAGKVPAFEGDDGFCVFESNAIAYYVSNEELRGSTPEAAAQVVQWVSFADSDIVPPASTWVFPTLGIMHHNKQATENAKEEVRRILGLLDAHLKTRTFLVGERVTLADITVVCTLLWLYKQVLEPSFRQAFPNTNRWFLTCINQPQFRAVLGEVKLCEKMAQFDAKKFAESQPKKDTPRKEKGSREEKQKPQAERKEEKKAAAPAPEEEMDECEQALAAEPKAKDPFAHLPKSAFVLDEFKRKYSNEDTLSVALPYFWEHFDKDGWSLWYAEYRFPEELTQTFMSCNLITGMFQRLDKLRKNAFASVILFGTNNSSSISGVWVFRGQELAFPLSPDWQVDYESYTWRKLDPGSEETQTLVREYFSWEGAFQHVGKAFNQGKVFK; from the exons CGCTGCTCAGTACAGTGGGGCTCAGGTCCGCGTGCTCTCCGCACCACCCCATTTCCACTTTGGCCAAACCAACCGCACCCCTGAATTTCTCCGCAAATTTCCTGCTGGCAAG GTTCCAGCATTTGAGGGTGATGATGGATTCTGTGTGTTTGAGAGCAATGCCATCGCCTACTATG TAAGCAATGAGGAGCTGCGGGGAAGTACTCCAGAGGCAGCAGCCCAGGTGGTGCAGTGGGTGAGCTTTGCTGATAGTGACATAGTGCCTCCAGCTAGTACCTGGGTGTTTCCTACCCTGGGCATCATGCACCACAACAAACAG GCCACTGAGAATGCAAAGGAAGAGGTGAGGCGAATTCTGGGGCTGCTGGATGCTCACTTGAAGACAAGGACTTTTCTGGTGGGCGAACGAGTGACACTGGCTGACATCACAGTTGTCTGCACCCTGTTGTGGCTCTATAAACAG GTCTTGGAGCCTTCTTTCCGTCAGGCCTTTCCCAATACCAACCGCTGGTTCCTCACCTGCATTAACCAGCCCCAGTTCCGGGCTGTCTTGGGGGAGGTGAAACTGTGTGAGAAGATGGCTCAGTTTGATG CTAAGAAGTTTGCAGAAAGCCAGCCTAAAAAGGACACCCCACGGAAAGAGAAGGGTTCACGGGAAGAGAAGCAGAAGCCCCAGGCTGAgcggaaagaggagaaaaaggcaGCTGCCCCAGCTCCAGAGGAGGAAATGGATGAATGTGAGCAGGCACTGGCTGCTGAGCCCAAGGCCAAGGACCCCTTTGCTCACCTGCCTAAGAG tgCCTTTGTGTTGGATGAATTTAAACGCAAATACTCCAATGAAGACACGCTCTCTGTGGCTCTGCCATATTTTTGGGAGCATTTTGATAAGGATGGCTGGTCCTTGTGGTACGCTGAGTACCGCTTCCCTGAAGAGCTTACCCAGACCTTCATGAGTTGCAACCTCATCACTG GAATGTTTCAGCGATTGGACAAACTGAGGAAGAATGCCTTTGCCAGTGTCATCCTCTTTGGAACCAACAATAGCAGCTCCATTTCTGGAGTCTGGGTCTTCAGAGGCCAGGAGCTTGCCTTTCCG CTGAGTCCAGATTGGCAGGTGGACTATGAGTCATATACCTGGCGGAAACTGGATCCTGGCAGCGAGGAGACCCAGACGCTGGTTCGAGAGTACTTTTCCTGGGAGGGGGCCTTCCAGCATGTGGGCAAAGCCTTCAATCAGGGCAAGGTCTTCAAGTGA
- the Eef1g gene encoding elongation factor 1-gamma isoform X2 — MAAGTLYTYPENWRAFKALIAAQYSGAQVRVLSAPPHFHFGQTNRTPEFLRKFPAGKVPAFEGDDGFCVFESNAIAYYVSNEELRGSTPEAAAQVVQWVSFADSDIVPPASTWVFPTLGIMHHNKQATENAKEEVRRILGLLDAHLKTRTFLVGERVTLADITVVCTLLWLYKQVLEPSFRQAFPNTNRWFLTCINQPQFRAVLGEVKLCEKMAQFDAKKFAESQPKKDTPRKEKGSREEKQKPQAERKEEKKAAAPAPEEEMDECEQALAAEPKAKDPFAHLPKSAFVLDEFKRKYSNEDTLSVALPYFWEHFDKDGWSLWYAEYRFPEELTQTFMSCNLITGMFQRLDKLRKNAFASVILFGTNNSSSISGVWVFRGQELAFPLSPDWQVDYESYTWRKLDPGSEETQTLVREYFSWEGAFQHVGKAFNQGKVFK; from the exons CGCTGCTCAGTACAGTGGGGCTCAGGTCCGCGTGCTCTCCGCACCACCCCATTTCCACTTTGGCCAAACCAACCGCACCCCTGAATTTCTCCGCAAATTTCCTGCTGGCAAG GTTCCAGCATTTGAGGGTGATGATGGATTCTGTGTGTTTGAGAGCAATGCCATCGCCTACTATG TAAGCAATGAGGAGCTGCGGGGAAGTACTCCAGAGGCAGCAGCCCAGGTGGTGCAGTGGGTGAGCTTTGCTGATAGTGACATAGTGCCTCCAGCTAGTACCTGGGTGTTTCCTACCCTGGGCATCATGCACCACAACAAACAG GCCACTGAGAATGCAAAGGAAGAGGTGAGGCGAATTCTGGGGCTGCTGGATGCTCACTTGAAGACAAGGACTTTTCTGGTGGGCGAACGAGTGACACTGGCTGACATCACAGTTGTCTGCACCCTGTTGTGGCTCTATAAACAG GTCTTGGAGCCTTCTTTCCGTCAGGCCTTTCCCAATACCAACCGCTGGTTCCTCACCTGCATTAACCAGCCCCAGTTCCGGGCTGTCTTGGGGGAGGTGAAACTGTGTGAGAAGATGGCTCAGTTTGATG CTAAGAAGTTTGCAGAAAGCCAGCCTAAAAAGGACACCCCACGGAAAGAGAAGGGTTCACGGGAAGAGAAGCAGAAGCCCCAGGCTGAgcggaaagaggagaaaaaggcaGCTGCCCCAGCTCCAGAGGAGGAAATGGATGAATGTGAGCAGGCACTGGCTGCTGAGCCCAAGGCCAAGGACCCCTTTGCTCACCTGCCTAAGAG tgCCTTTGTGTTGGATGAATTTAAACGCAAATACTCCAATGAAGACACGCTCTCTGTGGCTCTGCCATATTTTTGGGAGCATTTTGATAAGGATGGCTGGTCCTTGTGGTACGCTGAGTACCGCTTCCCTGAAGAGCTTACCCAGACCTTCATGAGTTGCAACCTCATCACTG GAATGTTTCAGCGATTGGACAAACTGAGGAAGAATGCCTTTGCCAGTGTCATCCTCTTTGGAACCAACAATAGCAGCTCCATTTCTGGAGTCTGGGTCTTCAGAGGCCAGGAGCTTGCCTTTCCG CTGAGTCCAGATTGGCAGGTGGACTATGAGTCATATACCTGGCGGAAACTGGATCCTGGCAGCGAGGAGACCCAGACGCTGGTTCGAGAGTACTTTTCCTGGGAGGGGGCCTTCCAGCATGTGGGCAAAGCCTTCAATCAGGGCAAGGTCTTCAAGTGA